The nucleotide sequence tgtttatgtattgatattttatatagTATTTCTTATTCTTCTATCAGAGTTTACATTTTCTAATCTTTACTTAATTTGATGTTATTTCGTTGCTTGCAatagggagttgttatggaatctCCCTGCTTGCAATTTATATGTTGAACGACGCGTTGAGATGTTTTTACATGTCATGCGCCTCTTgagaatatatttacattacattggTCAGAATACAAAAGACCTTAAATCTAGGCTTGgcttgatacaatacacaggaatgcgTACAGACTTCGCGTACAGCTGTGATTCAACAAATCgctcaaataacaaatatctgaactacatattatgaagaaaaccGAGTTAAGGAATTCTTGAAAGTTTCAACTCTTCAAAAAAATGCTAACTTGCAACTTGACCGAGAAATTTCCATCTAAATCGCTAGTTTACTTTCTAAAATTTGAACTTTCCTCGCTAAAGTGTAGCTTGCTAATAATGCAGGCCGCGAAACGATGTACCGCGATGACGTCACAGCACTCATCGTTCTCCACGGTTAAAAATCTATTAGACTAAGTTTGGCGCGAGATTCAAAAATTCAAttctcctgaatcataggatgaaCAAAATCCCCGAACTAGGACTGTGGCGATGACAATATTATGGAGTCTTTTTTCATATACCCAATAGAATGCCACTAAAAAAagtatgtataaaagtaagttggcctgacgtttcgatcctagcaggatcttcttcaaaggctgaatgacaagtaacagtaacagaagggacaaaaacacgcacagaatacagacaggtttatgagcatggtgaacacaaagagatatatGTAAGGGGAAtggtagacaagggatggagagaagagagaaagaaacaacaggggaagaggagaggtaggagataaacagtggagggacaaagaaaGGATTAAGGGAAAGGGGTAGGCAGAAATAGTAAGCAGAAATGTTCAATAATAAattcaggatatatatatacatatataaatatatatttcagaaaGGGTTACATTTGGAATTCTATCTTTTTGGCTTCTGATTAAAAAAAGTAGCACTTGTAAATACTATAACGGAAAACAACATGATGAAGAAGAATTTCAGATGGACCAAAAGAGGACTACTCCAGTCACATCAGATAAAGCCTCCTGATATGTTcagaacataaataaataaaataagacaATCTTGAGAAACATGAAGGAAAGTACTCAAATGCATTGTAAACGATAAACGTTCAAGTTATGTATAAGGTCAGAAACACATTcttcaaagagaaaatgaaagaaacgttCCCACTTGATAAAATTTGGATCGATAGCTTTAGAGCTGATGTCTGTTGAAGTATCCAGTCCTATCTCAGTACAGATAAGTGGTAAACCTCATTTAACAATGCAGTACTAACTGTTACAAACCATTACACAATATTAGTGGAATAATTCAGGACGTTAACTCCTAAGGCAATATACTTCATTCCTTTCTTTCAcggaaataaaagaaaagtaaCGGTAAAATAATCTTTTcggtttttaaaaaaaacatagtaAAAGTAAAAGAGAACTACAGAAAAATTGTCTAAAAGGATAATATaagaatacataaattaaatatatttttttgtgactAATATCAGCACATTTTTGGAAATACACATTGACCAAGGCTACAAAAAATGGTGAGCACTTCATTCATTGACAATGGTCCCGAAAATCATAGTAGGAAAGTGTAGCTTTCAAAACTCAGGGAACTTTGGTCAACTTCAGTAAGGATGGCTTTGGCAGGTACAGATATTCAAGATTTGATCTCTCTACTCATTGTTGGTGCATTGCCTAAGTTTCCATTGTTTGTGATGTGGAAAAAGTTCAAATTCTGCTTAAACAGAATTTTAAAATTCTTATCACTATGCAAAGAAATTACCAGTTTTAGTAATGTTGTGGGAATTATCTGCATATAAATGACCTTGGAAGATGCTGTCACAATATTGTAAATAAAATCAAGATTTGTCAgatatttgtattaatttttgAGAAACATTTTACTTTTTGACACAACACTTGTGGCAAGTACAACACGACTGATTACACTTGCTTTGTTGGATGTAAAATTGAAGGAAGGCTGTACACATAGGCCAGTTCTAGGAACcagattttgtaaaatattgagGCTTTATTAGGGTCCCACAGACCCACACATATAGTATTGTCCAGTATTGTTAAAGAAACTGGTGCTAAGTGTAACCCCTTACCCTAACTACATGGTAGAGTCTAAACAATGGcgtaggaaagtacttttgagtgggggggggggctgaagaccaatggccggcctgggggaggggtgtccccctcccctttggaatttttttgcatttccaggtggcctcagatgcaatttggtgcaatatagcatacttcaacacccactccattttgtaaataattttgcattttcacctggccttagatgcaatttggtgctccaaatgagatttttttctcatttggaaatgtaaaaggggttttctgacttgcgaagcagggagcggaatgatactttcgcccctccatatttttcactggggggctagcgccccccagtcccccggttcctacgcccttgtggtAGACAACATATATGTTTTGCTTTGTTGGACTGAAAGTGAATTAAAGTTGTACCCCACATAGTATTTTATAGGAACCTGTTGCTAAAGGGTAATCCTAACCCGGACTACATGGTAGGCAAAAAATCTGCATTAGCCGCTATTGGACCACATGTCCACAGGGATGTCCACATTAAATAAATGTCCTCATTAGGACAAGAATTAATGTCCTAGCAGAGAGGTACGGAACAGGAAGTAAAGGACTTGCCGGAGCTGGTGTAAAAAGGCTAAGAGCTGCTCTGTCTCAAGTCAGTCATACCTGGGCTGACCAATTCACCCCTGAAGGTCCATCAATTTGCAAAATTGGTGAACATATAGAGAGAGTTATGGAAGGAAATGAGTGTGCCAACCTCCAAGCAACACCAAAGTCCATACCCCAGACACCAAATAATGGTATTCTATAAGAAAATGACTTAATCCAGAAAAGTGAAACTATTTATGAATGTTTGACCTGTATCTTAGTCTTTGAAGATAGAAATTTACGACACATACAGTACTACAGGATTCTAATTCACCATGTCAGTGTCACTTACCATGGAATGGCTATAAATTAACAAACTTATTACAAACCTGCCAATGTTGCCCCAATATTCTCTAGTCAACTTCTCATTAAGATTTAACTTTAGGCATTGGCATGAACCACTATTATAGCTCTCATTGATATTTTGAAAACGTtttgtaattgtgtttgtatgtgttgtCACTACCTTACTTTTGTTTTCCCCATGGGCGTCCTTCTGACCAAAGACTACCATCCTACAATGACAACATCATGTCAGAGTTTCCTCTGATTTGAATTTCTCCAGTTTATAAGTACATTTTCCTGGAGGCTAATGAACCTGAACTTGTTAATGGTTGCTCattattgtcaaaatattatTGTTCTTCTACTGTTATAGCATGCTCTGGACCTAGCTTGATAACATTCAGGTTATCTCCCAAATAACTCAATACATTTTCTATCACCTACATTTTAAGTATAATTTCTTACTATGAATCAATATCAGGCACTGAATACAAATGaccccactgccccccccccccaacctccccaACCAATCTAAGTTAATGATCTGCAGTTTCTTGTAATCAAGCTTTGTTAAGTAGAGCCCCTCATCTATCATCTTACGTATCTCCAGTTTCTTAAACTGCGTGCCTTTTCTCATGTTTCTTCAACGAGTTGCTTTGATGGAATCCTTTCCCGCACACTCCACAGACGTACGGTCTATCCTCGCCGTGAATTCTCATATGTTTCGACAGATGGGGGAGCAATTTAAATCTCTTCTTACACAGACGACATGGATAAGGTCTTTCGTTCGTGTGCACCCTAACGTGCCTCTTCAGGTTGATGTGATAAGCGAACGTCTTATCGCAGTAGGTACAGCCATAGGGCTTTTCGGTAGAGTGAGATATTTCATGGCTTTTTAAGGTACTTCTCTGCCTGAATGTCTTCTTGCATGTTTGACACTGATAgggtttctctcctgtgtggACCCTCTGGTGAATGGTCAAGGTACATTGTCTCTTGAATCCTTTGTCGCATAACTCACACTGAAAGGGATTCTTACCGGTGTGGGTGACCTCGTGAGAGACACAGTGGCTCTTGAAATGGAAACTCATCTCGCAGTATTGACACCTGTACGGTTTTACATCCGTGTGTACTTTGATGTGACGTTTCAGGTTCTTCTCCTGGTTGTACGCCTTGTCACACTGCGTACATTTGTAGGGTCTCAGATGCTCGTGGCTGGCCAGGTGTAACTTCAACGCCTCGCCGCTGTCAAAGACCTTGTAACACAATTCGCAGGGGTGCGGGGTCTTGCCCGCGTGAATCTTCTCGTGCCGTTTATAGATCCCGTAGAGGTAGAATGTCTTCCCGCAGAAGCTACATTTGAAAaagttttgttgtgtgtgtgccTTCTCGTGGATTGTGAGGTAGCTCTCCGTGGCGAAGGCCTTATCGCAATATTTGCATTGGTAAGGAAGATCGCCTTCGTGGATCTTCTCGTGGATTGCTAGGTTATGAGCCCTCACGAACAACCGACCGCAAAACTTGCAAGGAAACGGATCTTTGGGAATGTGGGTATTTTTGTGCCGTTTCAGCATACTGGAACAGTTGAAAGATTTGTCGCAGATGAGGCAAGAGTAGATCTTATCGTTCACGTGTTTCTGTTCATGGGCTTCCAATTCTTCCTTCGTCTGCCACGTTTCCCGGCAGAATTTACACTCCAGCAAACCCTCGGTCTCGTGAACTTTTAAGTGGTTCACTAGATCGTACTTTTTGTAGAATGGTTCATTGCACATGTGACATCTGAAATACTTGAGTTTCTTCTCTCCCCGATATTTAACTTTACCTTGCAGAGTTATACCATTGGTGATGCTAGAACTAGCTAATTGTGCCTTTGTGAGATTGGTCAGATGGGTACTTGAACGATTCTGGTGTAACATAGCAGGCACAGCATGAAGAAGTGGTCCATAGATTTCATCACATGCACCTTTTGAGATACCGAGGAAGGACTGAGGGAGTTTTCTCTGTTGATGAAGAGGCATCGCTGGGACAGTGCTCATCTGACTTAAATCCCCCTCGACAGGATAAACTGTAAGAAATAAGATGGAGATGATCTCATTAGTAAGGACATGTTAAAAGCTTTCATATTCAATAGACTTTAACAGTAGGTAGATGACACAGCACAGGCAATCCTAAACACACGCTAAGATATAAGGTTGAGGCTTAAATCCATAACACTGGTTTAATTCCATCCCCACTCCCCTCAACCCCCTTCTCCCCCACACCACCGCCCAGACCCCCTCTTCTACTGCAGGTCCCAACCCTCCCTAACTCAGCAAACTTGACCTAAGACATATCCATATCCTGATATATTACAGACAGTACTGACAGTTGACATCTGCATGCAGTACATGTCATTAGGATACAACATAAAtgcatgacacatttccaaCCCCTAAAACTACCAAccaatccaccccccccccaaacccttCCTTCCTCTACCATTTACAGCCAATGGTTATGTTATCTAGACATTAAAGTCTCAGTCAGTAAACAGGTATTTAAGTGATTGCATCTTCATGTACTTGTACGTGTTGCATCTTTGATACAGCTATGAGCATTATACAGTACTTACAAGGCATTAAAACAGCTTGATAATTTTCTACACAAGAAGTTGGGAATTTCtccattgtacagtatgtaggtCCCAATTACAGTAACAGGCTTGCTGTGCCAAAAAAATTGATAGTGTGACTTCAATAGTGTACAATTACCATTGCTTTCTATTCAATGCTATTGTAACGATACTTCACTTATCAACCATCCCCTGGCTCAACAAAGACAACTGATCctcgaaagaaaaaaaacaaaaaaacaatgtgGTCTTTTCTTCGATAACAAATCTATTATCCCCCGCAGGACCTCTTGCGTGGTCGATCAGGGGTAAAACTTCTTCACTACTAGTAAACAATATGGATTCATCAGCTTAGGAATCTTGTTGGCAATCTAGCTGCAAAGATCACAGACACAAGACAAATATAGGAACATACTATACATCCCACTACTGTACCTGAGCTACCTGACATAAGGTTCATTGGAATACTGCCCTCTATGCACAAGGCACAGAcaaggcaaatatatatatatatatatatatatatatatatatataaatatataaatgaaaaacgtaatgagttggaaaatcaagaacagtgaaaaaactttcagcctccaccgggattcgaaccacgggcctcccgctctgtacgcggacaccctaaccactaggctatggacgctgattgtatgtccagaggttcgaaaccggtaaggaagatcgtaattccactgtaggcgtttgtcaccagtatcgaacaatactagttctgtttttggagacatattttgccttactctagagatcaaacatgatgctaaccaactcgaaaatcatttgtgattcctaaagccggatctcgaaagagatactttgaacagactttatgttaatgcaatggaggtaaacgacaaaggcaaatgaatatatataaatgaaaatatatatatatataaatatatatatatatatatatatatatatatatatacagtacatccTATACCTGACCTACCTGGCATAATGTTCATTAGTATCCGGTCTTCTATGCACAAGGTCAATGCATGCATACTGTAAATCCTAAATACTGTACCTGAGCTACCTGACAAGGTACATTGGCAAACTGTCCTCTATAAACAAGGCTAATACATGTTACTGTtggtgttgtggtcaagtggttaaggcagtggacttgtgatctaaggattacaggttcgagccctggccaaatcattgcattgtgtccttgggcaaggcactttatccattgcctctcttcacccaggtgcataaatggggacttgcaaggtgacttgtaaatatagttgcctGCGCctgtttgtggctgcaccctatgagaagtcccccaggggacacgtggctgtggttcactgtggtgccccaggagagattgtttgaattgtgcacactttggtgtgtacgtgtgacaagttaccaatgaccagggttaagtaaaGCGCGGACTTTATTTgtgctatataagaactgagaattattattttattattactgTAAATTCAATGTCTGTACTTGAGCTACTTGGCACAAGGTCATTGGTAAACTGCCCTCTatgaacaaagaaaacaaatgtataCTGTACACCCTAACACTGTACCTGAGCTACCTGACAATAAGTTAACTGGTTTACTGTCCTCTATGAAAAAGGCATACATGTTAAAGTAAATTGTATTACTGTACCTGAGCTACCTGGCATTAGGTTCATTGGTAAACTTGTAGAGATCATAGTCTAGTTCTCTAGTTTCCACCATTCAACCCTTTCACATACAGGTGTTGCATGCCAGTACATTCCTGTCATAgtaattaattagtgatatgtacagtacttaccTGTAACATATACATTGCATATATATTCTAGAATAGTGTCATTGTTACTTACCTGTAGGTAAATACCTTACAGTCCTGTATGAATGCCTTagatattgttttctttatagttGTTTCTATGGTGGACCTTCCTGCATTTAAAGGACTCATATGTTTTGATTGGTTAGTAATTTTGTATTATCAGTTTGCTTGGTTGAAACACAGATGACCAGCCTCTGTCAGACTGGTCATCAGGTTCTTGTAAATAGTGTGATAGAAAATACAGGAGAGTAGCACAGAACCCCAGAGTGTGAAGTTGTCTTTTTTGTTCTTTGAGTTTTTCTACTCGGTCTCTACAAACTGTCCTATATGCACAAAGCAAACACATTTATACTGAACACCCTAACACTACCTGAGCTATCTGACATTAAGTTAACTGGTGTACTGTCCTCTATGAAAAAGGCAAATACATGTATACTGCAAATCCTATTACTGTACCTGAGCTACCTGAAATTAGGTTCATTGGTTTACTGTCCTTTATACACAAGGTCAATACATGTATACTGCAAATCCTATTACTGTACCTGAGCTACCTGGCATTAGGTTCATTGGTTTACTATCCTCTATGCACAAGgaaaatacatgtatactaaacACCCTAACACTGTACCTGAGCTACCTGGCATAAGATTCATTGGTTAACTGTCCTCTATACACAAAGCAAacacatgtatactgtacagcatACTATGGTACCTGAGCTACCTGTCATAATGTTCCTTGGTATACTGCCCTCTATTCCAGCACGAATCAAAGTTGGGTCACTAACAGAATCAAGCACCAAAGCTGCTGTCAAttgaataaaaagaaaacagtacaaTTATCTTCCAACAACTGCAGAATGTTCTtactaataattaattaatgatatcaattaattacttaattattATCCTTCCACTTCAAACACTTTTAATAGCTGCATGGTGTCACTTTTAGACTTTTTAAAAGTTGTCACTCCTcatacatttttctttaatgttGCATAGTGGATAGTAACTGACTAATGGTGTTCATCATGGTTCTAAGTGCATGGCGTGCCCAATTAGTGTAACAGAGTATGTTTAACATAATGTATGCTGAACATAATGTATGTCGAATATAAAGTGCAGTAATTTGAGCAGCGAACCAAACTTTGTTGTACGGAAGGCCTAACCCTATCTTAATCTTCACTCTAGCCTCAAACAAGATCTACACAGAGCGTATACTGAGGTGGCACTGaacatttatcaaaatcaaataCACACGTAGATTGCTTCAAGTGTTAAAATTGTCTACACGATTTAAAAAGTCTACACtttaaatacatgtatacactTAAGTGAGAGAAGAGGGGCTTACTGTAGTCATTGAAAGTGGAAGAGATTTGAAAAGATGGAAATGGTTTgagtggagggtgggggggggggtgggggaggatgaagaagaggaggggaagggggaaacTAATTTAGCAAATGTTAGTTGATAGGAAAGTTGGTAAGTGGAAACAGGTCAACAGCCATGTAGTATGagagtatatactgtattcaaGAACACTGAACATGATGATTAGTGTGCAGTACTACTGTGCAGTACTAGGTAAACTGTAAGCAACCAACTAatttatatgcatgtatgtcatTAGGCTACAACATAAATTCATCACACACTTCCAACCTAAAACTACCAAccaactcaccccccccccctggaagATGTAGACGGTGGGATTGGGGGCATGAAGAAGAGGTGAATGTGGAAACTAATTTGATAAGGAAGTGGGTCAGCAGACATTTAGTATGTACTGTAGTATTCAACAACACTGTTCATGATGATGAGTGTACAGTACTACTCAGCACATTGTAATCACATTGTAAGCTTACTGTGCACATTGTAAGCAACCAACTAATTTATACAATGGCTACATCAGACCTGTTGATTAGTACAAAGGTCATGTGACAGATAATCATTCTCTTCTAGAAAACTCATCTCTGAAACAGTTCTAGAGCACAATCAATATGGAATGACACACTGTCAAAGTTCTAACACTAATGTTTTAATGTGAAATTCACCTTTAACTGTACTATCAGTGAATCCCCTTTTTTATATTGGATTAATTTCAGAATTTTGTAAAGACCTGAACAGTTTAAGTGAGGTAATGGGAGGGGAATGTTTGAAATTAAACCCCTCCTCCTAGATTTGATCTTTTGGAGGAGTGCCATGTTTACTTTGACTTTCGGAAGGTAGAATGCCATGCCAAGAATTAAAACCCTAGATCAGCTGAAATGAACCATGTACCCTAGATCATGAGAGCTGTATTGTCTTAATGCTAATTACAAAATGCTTCTGTGCATCCTGCAGATAAATCAACTGATTTAAAGATGAAGGGCTAGGGGAAAGCGTTTTGGTCAAGttgttaaggcagtggacttgcgatctaaggattacaggttcgagtcctggccagatcattgcgttgtccTTGGgaaaggcgctttatctccactgcctctcttcacccaggtgtaaaaatggggacttgcgaggcaacttgtaaatatagttgcgcgCCAGTTTGTGACTGCACCCTATGGG is from Apostichopus japonicus isolate 1M-3 chromosome 16, ASM3797524v1, whole genome shotgun sequence and encodes:
- the LOC139982433 gene encoding uncharacterized protein isoform X4, producing the protein MEGEKDSEEIHKPAESNDDNHNPIWIKQTDVKETRQGSDDSQSVPKYSRETVVKDVDMPSQAKGICPSNTTPTQCEEYVETDSLGIGNCFQQNRACESETKNPIQLELGRETDILDVNETCQRDNIVGSGSSSPKQFKENQDTGQQSSQVRKYVNEWITPVATLEEGLSIRPGYDVALLANDGNIGEGNGSEEQSIVTNEVIMVKHNEDIVEDFEERAEQMRNVEAVVTSSHGENDVTSEDRGVGGRRYKTAEKEKCSESEYLISSDSNVQNSPIAITSDTHQQEGKIVRLAMNPDLQTQKLVKDGNQQTLAHKQAHLERLIGSRLLGHHPAVKRKNLLEQSGIIPNGNSLLYAQLTRPRVPPRSDQNKQMAVMPDGQRTSTYPGGAGWMMQASSKGEGSNPARPTHEALVLDSVSDPTLIRAGIEGSIPRNIMTVYPVEGDLSQMSTVPAMPLHQQRKLPQSFLGISKGACDEIYGPLLHAVPAMLHQNRSSTHLTNLTKAQLASSSITNGITLQGKVKYRGEKKLKYFRCHMCNEPFYKKYDLVNHLKVHETEGLLECKFCRETWQTKEELEAHEQKHVNDKIYSCLICDKSFNCSSMLKRHKNTHIPKDPFPCKFCGRLFVRAHNLAIHEKIHEGDLPYQCKYCDKAFATESYLTIHEKAHTQQNFFKCSFCGKTFYLYGIYKRHEKIHAGKTPHPCELCYKVFDSGEALKLHLASHEHLRPYKCTQCDKAYNQEKNLKRHIKVHTDVKPYRCQYCEMSFHFKSHCVSHEVTHTGKNPFQCELCDKGFKRQCTLTIHQRVHTGEKPYQCQTCKKTFRQRSTLKSHEISHSTEKPYGCTYCDKTFAYHINLKRHVRVHTNERPYPCRLCKKRFKLLPHLSKHMRIHGEDRPYVCGVCGKGFHQSNSLKKHEKRHAV
- the LOC139982433 gene encoding uncharacterized protein isoform X3, encoding MEGEKDSEEIHKPAESNDDNHNPIWIKQTDVKETRQGSDDSQSVPKYSRETVVKDVDMPSQAKGICPSNTTPTQCEEYVETDSLGIGNCFQQNRACESETKNPIQLELGRETDILDVNETCQRDNIVGSGSSSPKQFKENQDTGQQSSQVRKYVNEWITPVATLEEGLSIRPGYDVALLANDGNIGEGNGSEEQSIVTNEVIMVKHNEDIVEDFEERAEQMRNVEAVVTSSHGENDVTSEDRGVGGRRYKTAEKEKCSESEYLISSDSNVQNSPIAITSDTHQQEGKIVRLAMNPDLQTQKLVKDGNQQTLAHKQAHLERLIGSRLLGHHPAVKRKNLLEQSGIIPNGNSLLYAQLTRPRVPPRSDQNKQMAVMPDGQRTSTYPGGAGWMMQASSKGEGSNPARPTHEAALVLDSVSDPTLIRAGIEGSIPRNIMTVYPVEGDLSQMSTVPAMPLHQQRKLPQSFLGISKGACDEIYGPLLHAVPAMLHQNRSSTHLTNLTKAQLASSSITNGITLQGKVKYRGEKKLKYFRCHMCNEPFYKKYDLVNHLKVHETEGLLECKFCRETWQTKEELEAHEQKHVNDKIYSCLICDKSFNCSSMLKRHKNTHIPKDPFPCKFCGRLFVRAHNLAIHEKIHEGDLPYQCKYCDKAFATESYLTIHEKAHTQQNFFKCSFCGKTFYLYGIYKRHEKIHAGKTPHPCELCYKVFDSGEALKLHLASHEHLRPYKCTQCDKAYNQEKNLKRHIKVHTDVKPYRCQYCEMSFHFKSHCVSHEVTHTGKNPFQCELCDKGFKRQCTLTIHQRVHTGEKPYQCQTCKKTFRQRSTLKSHEISHSTEKPYGCTYCDKTFAYHINLKRHVRVHTNERPYPCRLCKKRFKLLPHLSKHMRIHGEDRPYVCGVCGKGFHQSNSLKKHEKRHAV
- the LOC139982433 gene encoding uncharacterized protein isoform X2, which translates into the protein MEGEKDSEEIHKPAESNDDNHNPIWIKQTDVKETRQGSDDSQSVPKYSRETVVKDVDMPSQAKGICPSNTTPTQCEEYVETDSLGIGNCFQQNRACESETKNPIQLELGRETDILDVNETCQRDNIVGSGSSSPKQFKENQDTGQQSSQVRKYVNEWITPVATLEEGLSIRPGYDVALLANDGNIGEGNGSEEQSIVTNEVIMVKHNEDIVEDFEERAEQMRNVEAVVTSSHGENDVTSEDRGVGGRRYKTAEKEKCSESEYLISSDSNVQNSPIAITSDTHQQEGKIVRLAMNPDLQTQKLVKDGNQQTLAHKQAHLERLIGSRLLGHHPAVKRKNLLEQSGIIPNGNSLLYAQLTRPRVPPRSDQNKQMAVMPDGQRTSTYPGGAGWMMQASSKGEGSNPARPTHEALVLDSVSDPTLIRAGIEGSIPRNIMTGSSVYPVEGDLSQMSTVPAMPLHQQRKLPQSFLGISKGACDEIYGPLLHAVPAMLHQNRSSTHLTNLTKAQLASSSITNGITLQGKVKYRGEKKLKYFRCHMCNEPFYKKYDLVNHLKVHETEGLLECKFCRETWQTKEELEAHEQKHVNDKIYSCLICDKSFNCSSMLKRHKNTHIPKDPFPCKFCGRLFVRAHNLAIHEKIHEGDLPYQCKYCDKAFATESYLTIHEKAHTQQNFFKCSFCGKTFYLYGIYKRHEKIHAGKTPHPCELCYKVFDSGEALKLHLASHEHLRPYKCTQCDKAYNQEKNLKRHIKVHTDVKPYRCQYCEMSFHFKSHCVSHEVTHTGKNPFQCELCDKGFKRQCTLTIHQRVHTGEKPYQCQTCKKTFRQRSTLKSHEISHSTEKPYGCTYCDKTFAYHINLKRHVRVHTNERPYPCRLCKKRFKLLPHLSKHMRIHGEDRPYVCGVCGKGFHQSNSLKKHEKRHAV
- the LOC139982433 gene encoding uncharacterized protein isoform X1 — its product is MEGEKDSEEIHKPAESNDDNHNPIWIKQTDVKETRQGSDDSQSVPKYSRETVVKDVDMPSQAKGICPSNTTPTQCEEYVETDSLGIGNCFQQNRACESETKNPIQLELGRETDILDVNETCQRDNIVGSGSSSPKQFKENQDTGQQSSQVRKYVNEWITPVATLEEGLSIRPGYDVALLANDGNIGEGNGSEEQSIVTNEVIMVKHNEDIVEDFEERAEQMRNVEAVVTSSHGENDVTSEDRGVGGRRYKTAEKEKCSESEYLISSDSNVQNSPIAITSDTHQQEGKIVRLAMNPDLQTQKLVKDGNQQTLAHKQAHLERLIGSRLLGHHPAVKRKNLLEQSGIIPNGNSLLYAQLTRPRVPPRSDQNKQMAVMPDGQRTSTYPGGAGWMMQASSKGEGSNPARPTHEAALVLDSVSDPTLIRAGIEGSIPRNIMTGSSVYPVEGDLSQMSTVPAMPLHQQRKLPQSFLGISKGACDEIYGPLLHAVPAMLHQNRSSTHLTNLTKAQLASSSITNGITLQGKVKYRGEKKLKYFRCHMCNEPFYKKYDLVNHLKVHETEGLLECKFCRETWQTKEELEAHEQKHVNDKIYSCLICDKSFNCSSMLKRHKNTHIPKDPFPCKFCGRLFVRAHNLAIHEKIHEGDLPYQCKYCDKAFATESYLTIHEKAHTQQNFFKCSFCGKTFYLYGIYKRHEKIHAGKTPHPCELCYKVFDSGEALKLHLASHEHLRPYKCTQCDKAYNQEKNLKRHIKVHTDVKPYRCQYCEMSFHFKSHCVSHEVTHTGKNPFQCELCDKGFKRQCTLTIHQRVHTGEKPYQCQTCKKTFRQRSTLKSHEISHSTEKPYGCTYCDKTFAYHINLKRHVRVHTNERPYPCRLCKKRFKLLPHLSKHMRIHGEDRPYVCGVCGKGFHQSNSLKKHEKRHAV
- the LOC139982433 gene encoding uncharacterized protein isoform X5 encodes the protein MEGEKDSEEIHKPAESNDDNHNPIWIKQTDVKETRQGSDDSQSVPKYSRETVVKDVDMPSQAKGICPSNTTPTQCEEYVETDSLGIGNCFQQNRACESETKNPIQLELGRETDILDVNETCQRDNIVGSGSSSPKQFKENQDTGQQSSQVRKYVNEWITPVATLEEGLSIRPGYDVALLANDGNIGEGNGSEEQSIVTNEVIMVKHNEDIVEDFEERAEQMRNVEAVVTSSHGENDVTSEDRGVGGRRYKTAEKEKCSESEYLISSDSNVQNSPIAITSDTHQQEGKIVRLAMNPDLQTQKLVKDGNQQTLAHKQAHLERLIGSRLLGHHPAVKRKNLLEQSGIIPNGNSLLYAQLTRPRVPPRSDQNKQMAVMPDGQRTSTYPGGAGWMMQASSKGEGSNPARPTHEVYPVEGDLSQMSTVPAMPLHQQRKLPQSFLGISKGACDEIYGPLLHAVPAMLHQNRSSTHLTNLTKAQLASSSITNGITLQGKVKYRGEKKLKYFRCHMCNEPFYKKYDLVNHLKVHETEGLLECKFCRETWQTKEELEAHEQKHVNDKIYSCLICDKSFNCSSMLKRHKNTHIPKDPFPCKFCGRLFVRAHNLAIHEKIHEGDLPYQCKYCDKAFATESYLTIHEKAHTQQNFFKCSFCGKTFYLYGIYKRHEKIHAGKTPHPCELCYKVFDSGEALKLHLASHEHLRPYKCTQCDKAYNQEKNLKRHIKVHTDVKPYRCQYCEMSFHFKSHCVSHEVTHTGKNPFQCELCDKGFKRQCTLTIHQRVHTGEKPYQCQTCKKTFRQRSTLKSHEISHSTEKPYGCTYCDKTFAYHINLKRHVRVHTNERPYPCRLCKKRFKLLPHLSKHMRIHGEDRPYVCGVCGKGFHQSNSLKKHEKRHAV